Proteins found in one Salmo salar chromosome ssa26, Ssal_v3.1, whole genome shotgun sequence genomic segment:
- the LOC106587413 gene encoding inactive serine/threonine-protein kinase VRK3, translated as MLFHFCPQCGTKLQPGFRFCPSCGDKLQCVVDPSGPVEAASSGVSLLHVTDGVTMTTNASSPTPNTGQLTGWDTEGLVCATPSPVSTRPPLRRTRNSVPVARNDETPSSIASPPVTASPKRTTDQSHKSVMSPRKRRAVTPKVEQIKKEPSVELASSPDSSPLPRSPSTVKGKAKKAKRACAVEPLQEGEELCDTTGRKWRLVKLLSQSDAEMFYGVQQNGPGANSSDCKHILKLGAKDGKMFNELNFLQRAAKPSSVDKWIKHAKMDFLGIPTCVGFGLHADSYRFLIFSSMGQTLQSFMEEGEGLLSEKAVLQLACRVLDVLEFIHENEYVHADIHAENIYISPAQQTQVYLAGYCHAFRYCPGGRHVEYREGSRTPHEGAIDFISLESHKGAGPSRRSDLQALGYCMLRWYTGALPWTSLTHTPARVATEKERYMEDVPGLLSHCFGQKKVSSALQVYLSQVMALQYSDQPDYRALRADLSAALQKLGGSLEQPLDLQMKAIGGR; from the exons ATGCTCTTCCACTTCTGCCCCCAGTGTGGCACCAAACTACAGCCTGGATTCCGATTCTGCCCCTCCTGTGGGGACAAGCTGCAGTGTGTTGTGGACCCCTCTGGACCTGTGGAGGCTGCTTCCTCTGGAGTATCTCTGCTTCATGTCACTGATGGTGTAACCATGACCACTAATGCAAGCAGTCCTACTCCAAACACAGGACAACTGACTGGCTGGGACACAGAAG GTCTCGTCTGTGCCACCCCCAGTCCTGTGTCGACCCGACCCCCGCTGCGTAGGACCCGTAACTCAGTCCCCGTGGCCCGGAACGATGAAACTCCTAGTAGTATAGCCAGTCCTCCTGTCACTGCCTCCCCGAAACGTACTACAG ATCAAAGCCACAAATCTGTGATGTCTCCACGGAAACGACGTGCTGTCACCCCAAAAGTGGAACAGATAAAAAAGGAACCGTCTGTGGAGCTGGCCTCCTCACCTGACTCTTCACCTCTCCCCAGGTCCCCCTCCACAG tcaaggGGAAGGCGAAGAAGGCCAAGCGGGCCTGTGCTGTGGAGCCACTGCAGGAAGGAGAGGAGCTTTGTGACACAACTGGCAGGAAATGGAGGCTGGTGAAACTGTTGAGTCAGAGCGATGCAGAGATGTTCTatggag tccagcagaATGGGCCAGGTGCCAATTCCAGTGACTGCAAGCACATCCTCAAACTA GGGGCTAAGGACGGGAagatgtttaatgagctgaaCTTCCTGCAGAGAGCTGCCAAGCCCTCATCCG TGGACAAGTGGATAAAGCACGCCAAGATGGACTTCCTTGGAATTCCTACCTGTGTAGGATTTGGTCTCCATGCAGACTCTTACAG GTTTTTGATTTTCTCCAGCATGGGCCAAACTCTTCAGTCTTtcatggaggagggggaggggctcCTGTCTGAGAAAGCGGTCCTTCAGCTGGCCTGCAGAGTA TTGGATGTGTTGGAGTTCATCCATGAAAATGAGTATGTTCACGCAGACATCCATGCTGAAAACATCTACATCAGCCCAGCACAACAAACACAG gTATACCTTGCAGGGTACTGCCATGCTTTCCGCTACTGTCCTGGTGGCCGGCATGTGGAGTACCGCGAGGGAAGCCGAACACCACATGAAGGAGCCATAGATTTTATAAGCCTGGAGTCTCACAAGGGAGCAG GTCCGTCTCGGCGTAGTGACCTGCAGGCTTTGGGGTACTGCATGCTGCGCTGGTACACAGGGGCACTGCCCTggacctccctcacacacacaccagcccgcGTTGCTACTGAGAAGGAGAG gtacATGGAGGATGTTCCAGGTCTCCTGAGTCACTGCTTCGGACAGAAGAAAGTCTCCA GTGCTctgcaggtgtacctgtctcaGGTGATGGCTCTGCAGTACTCTGACCAGCCGGACTACAGGGCTCTGAGGGCAGACCTTAGTGCAGCTCTGCAGAAGCTGGGAGGGTCACTGGAGCAACCACTTGACCTGCAG ATGAAAGCGATCGGAGGAAGATGA
- the LOC106587414 gene encoding adhesion G protein-coupled receptor G3 isoform X1: protein MWVRVGHVFLLTWTVLNVRVQSLICTIRITAIKNNYNCTVHIIASTVNSQTVQRCCEFSKICNYMKDKDKCETTCSCCGPCLSCNCTIIYLQIPFFKGNYKCTDDRCSSTTKTTATTTTTTSIKTTPKTTAATLSSTIETTPVPLTTPSSPPITSPPSTTPSPIPSTNTFTTPVLTTTTTLTTSAPPSATSPDQGVSLAVEINLTAYTGMKVYVSATKISFNIAEILNPELKVNLPPDLLSGLKRRHAPDMVKFIFSVFKTSPPNWTVEGQLGKILFGIEVENITISHLSTPFNMTFKHKSELQEKENTTCVYHNQSRGEWVIDGCHTLRLTNQTICSCDHFSFFALMIPDVKLSEVHARTLSVLTCVGGAISVFFCTITLLTHCFQHSRKSTDHAMLVHLQLVASLLLLNLLLLASVGLAFVGPAYMAPGLCPAVAALLHYSLLCCFTWMGLEALHLYRLLVLVYNTYMRHYLLKLSLLGWGVPALVVSIVAAVSTDFYGLNNRMCWIKDSGVQYGSVVAYLIVVLLFNSTIFVIVITTMLKLRSVTSPQGKRQSRNITCSVLGLTCILGLTWGMGFFSMGYTNYIILYIFTILNSLQGFFLFLWLCVKRLRGAEQSSMTTGQSLSTHILSVGSEVWPSSGRTRQSVPQEGAIADNTSKF, encoded by the exons ATGTGGGTGCGTGTCGGACATGTTTTCCTCCTCACTTGGACTGTGCTGAATGTCAGAGTTCAAAGCTTAATCTGCACCATCAGAATTACAGCTATAAAAAATAATTACAACTGTACAGTCCACATCATAGCATCCACGGTAAACAGTCAAACAG TACAAAGGTGCTGTGAGTTCAGTAAAATATGCAACTATATGAAAGACAAAGATAAATGTGAAACGACATGTTCATGTTGCGGGCCATGTCTTTCATGCAACTGCACAATTATATATTTGCAAATACCCTTTTTCAAAGGTAACTACAAATGTACAG ATGACCGGTGTTCTTCCACTACCAAGACaacagccactactactactaccacctctataAAAACTACCCCtaaaactactgctgctactctttCTTCAACTATTGAAACAACTCCTGTACCCTTGAccactccttcctctccccccatTACCTCACCCCCCTCTACTACACCTTCTCCAATCCCATCCACCAACACCTTTACAACTCCTGTCCTTACCACTACCACAACTCTCACTACTTCAGCCCCTCCTTCAGCTACCTCTCCTGATCAGGGAGTCAGTCTTGCTGTGGAGATTAATCTGACAGCCTACACTGGGATGAAAGTCTATGTATCTGCAACCAAG ATCTCATTCAACATTGCAGAGATTTTGAACCCTGAACTCAAGGTGAACCTGCCCCCTGACCTTCTCTCAGGGCTAAAGCGTAGACATGCCCCTGACATGGTTAAGTTCATCTTCTCTGTGTTTAAAACCTCACCACCAAATTGG actGTAGAGGGACAACTTGGTAAGATTCTCTTTGGTATTGAAGTTGAGAACATAACCATCTCTCACCTGTCAACACCATTCAACATGACCTTCAAACACAAATCTGAACTACAG GAAAAAGAGAATACAACGTGTGTCTACCACAACCAGAGTC GAGGTGAATGGGTCATTGATGGCTGCCACACCCTGAGGCTCActaaccagaccatctgtagctGTGACCACTTCTCCTTTTTTGCCCTCATG ATCCCTGATGTGAAACTGAGTGAGGTCCATGCCAGGACGCTGAGCGTGCTCACCTGTGTGGGCGGAGCCATCTCTGTGTTCTTCTGTACCATCACCTTACTGACACACTGCTTTCAGCATTC acGGAAATCTACTGACCATGCCATGCTGGTTCATCTCCAGTTGGTGGCATCTCTGCTGTTACTCAACCTGCTGCTGTTGGCCAGTGTGGGCTTGGCCTTTGTGGGCCCTGCATATATGGCCCCTGGCCTGTGTCCTGCTGTGGCCGCCCTGCTGCACTACTCACTGCTCTGCTGCTTCACCTGGATGGGCCTGGAGGCTCTGCATCTGTACAGGCTGCTGGTCCTGGTCTACAACACCTACATGAGACACTATCTGCTGAAGCTGAGCCTGCTGGGCTGGG GTGTTCCTGCTTTGGTTGTATCCATAGTCGCCGCTGTCAGTACAGATTTCTATGGGCTGAATAACAGAAT GTGCTGGATCAAAGACTCTGGTGTGCAGTACGGCTCTGTTGTGGCTTACCTGATAGTGGTCCTGCTCTTCAATAGCACCATCTTCGTCATCGTCATCACAACGATGCTCAAGCTGCGCTCTGTCACATCGCCGCAGGGGAAGAGACAGAGCCGCAACATCACCTGCAGCGTTCTGGGGCTGACCTGCATCCTGGGCCTCACCTGGGGGATGGGCTTCTTCTCCATGGGCTACACCAACTACATCATCCTCTACATCTTCACCATCCTCAACTCACTGCAGG GGTTCTTCCTGTTCCTATGGCTCTGTGTTAAGAGACTGCGGGGGGCAGAGCAGAGTTCCATGACAACTGGACAGAGCTTAAGCACCCACATTCTCTCCGTTGGAAGCGAGGTCTGGCCCTCTTCTGGAAGAACGAGGCAGTCAGTGCCTCAAGAGGGAGCAATTGCTGACAATACATCTAAGTTCTGA
- the LOC106587414 gene encoding adhesion G protein-coupled receptor G3 isoform X2, protein MWVRVGHVFLLTWTVLNVRVQSLICTIRITAIKNNYNCTVHIIASTVNSQTVQRCCEFSKICNYMKDKDKCETTCSCCGPCLSCNCTIIYLQIPFFKDDRCSSTTKTTATTTTTTSIKTTPKTTAATLSSTIETTPVPLTTPSSPPITSPPSTTPSPIPSTNTFTTPVLTTTTTLTTSAPPSATSPDQGVSLAVEINLTAYTGMKVYVSATKISFNIAEILNPELKVNLPPDLLSGLKRRHAPDMVKFIFSVFKTSPPNWTVEGQLGKILFGIEVENITISHLSTPFNMTFKHKSELQEKENTTCVYHNQSRGEWVIDGCHTLRLTNQTICSCDHFSFFALMIPDVKLSEVHARTLSVLTCVGGAISVFFCTITLLTHCFQHSRKSTDHAMLVHLQLVASLLLLNLLLLASVGLAFVGPAYMAPGLCPAVAALLHYSLLCCFTWMGLEALHLYRLLVLVYNTYMRHYLLKLSLLGWGVPALVVSIVAAVSTDFYGLNNRMCWIKDSGVQYGSVVAYLIVVLLFNSTIFVIVITTMLKLRSVTSPQGKRQSRNITCSVLGLTCILGLTWGMGFFSMGYTNYIILYIFTILNSLQGFFLFLWLCVKRLRGAEQSSMTTGQSLSTHILSVGSEVWPSSGRTRQSVPQEGAIADNTSKF, encoded by the exons ATGTGGGTGCGTGTCGGACATGTTTTCCTCCTCACTTGGACTGTGCTGAATGTCAGAGTTCAAAGCTTAATCTGCACCATCAGAATTACAGCTATAAAAAATAATTACAACTGTACAGTCCACATCATAGCATCCACGGTAAACAGTCAAACAG TACAAAGGTGCTGTGAGTTCAGTAAAATATGCAACTATATGAAAGACAAAGATAAATGTGAAACGACATGTTCATGTTGCGGGCCATGTCTTTCATGCAACTGCACAATTATATATTTGCAAATACCCTTTTTCAAAG ATGACCGGTGTTCTTCCACTACCAAGACaacagccactactactactaccacctctataAAAACTACCCCtaaaactactgctgctactctttCTTCAACTATTGAAACAACTCCTGTACCCTTGAccactccttcctctccccccatTACCTCACCCCCCTCTACTACACCTTCTCCAATCCCATCCACCAACACCTTTACAACTCCTGTCCTTACCACTACCACAACTCTCACTACTTCAGCCCCTCCTTCAGCTACCTCTCCTGATCAGGGAGTCAGTCTTGCTGTGGAGATTAATCTGACAGCCTACACTGGGATGAAAGTCTATGTATCTGCAACCAAG ATCTCATTCAACATTGCAGAGATTTTGAACCCTGAACTCAAGGTGAACCTGCCCCCTGACCTTCTCTCAGGGCTAAAGCGTAGACATGCCCCTGACATGGTTAAGTTCATCTTCTCTGTGTTTAAAACCTCACCACCAAATTGG actGTAGAGGGACAACTTGGTAAGATTCTCTTTGGTATTGAAGTTGAGAACATAACCATCTCTCACCTGTCAACACCATTCAACATGACCTTCAAACACAAATCTGAACTACAG GAAAAAGAGAATACAACGTGTGTCTACCACAACCAGAGTC GAGGTGAATGGGTCATTGATGGCTGCCACACCCTGAGGCTCActaaccagaccatctgtagctGTGACCACTTCTCCTTTTTTGCCCTCATG ATCCCTGATGTGAAACTGAGTGAGGTCCATGCCAGGACGCTGAGCGTGCTCACCTGTGTGGGCGGAGCCATCTCTGTGTTCTTCTGTACCATCACCTTACTGACACACTGCTTTCAGCATTC acGGAAATCTACTGACCATGCCATGCTGGTTCATCTCCAGTTGGTGGCATCTCTGCTGTTACTCAACCTGCTGCTGTTGGCCAGTGTGGGCTTGGCCTTTGTGGGCCCTGCATATATGGCCCCTGGCCTGTGTCCTGCTGTGGCCGCCCTGCTGCACTACTCACTGCTCTGCTGCTTCACCTGGATGGGCCTGGAGGCTCTGCATCTGTACAGGCTGCTGGTCCTGGTCTACAACACCTACATGAGACACTATCTGCTGAAGCTGAGCCTGCTGGGCTGGG GTGTTCCTGCTTTGGTTGTATCCATAGTCGCCGCTGTCAGTACAGATTTCTATGGGCTGAATAACAGAAT GTGCTGGATCAAAGACTCTGGTGTGCAGTACGGCTCTGTTGTGGCTTACCTGATAGTGGTCCTGCTCTTCAATAGCACCATCTTCGTCATCGTCATCACAACGATGCTCAAGCTGCGCTCTGTCACATCGCCGCAGGGGAAGAGACAGAGCCGCAACATCACCTGCAGCGTTCTGGGGCTGACCTGCATCCTGGGCCTCACCTGGGGGATGGGCTTCTTCTCCATGGGCTACACCAACTACATCATCCTCTACATCTTCACCATCCTCAACTCACTGCAGG GGTTCTTCCTGTTCCTATGGCTCTGTGTTAAGAGACTGCGGGGGGCAGAGCAGAGTTCCATGACAACTGGACAGAGCTTAAGCACCCACATTCTCTCCGTTGGAAGCGAGGTCTGGCCCTCTTCTGGAAGAACGAGGCAGTCAGTGCCTCAAGAGGGAGCAATTGCTGACAATACATCTAAGTTCTGA
- the LOC106587414 gene encoding adhesion G protein-coupled receptor G3 isoform X3 codes for MKVYVSATKISFNIAEILNPELKVNLPPDLLSGLKRRHAPDMVKFIFSVFKTSPPNWTVEGQLGKILFGIEVENITISHLSTPFNMTFKHKSELQEKENTTCVYHNQSRGEWVIDGCHTLRLTNQTICSCDHFSFFALMIPDVKLSEVHARTLSVLTCVGGAISVFFCTITLLTHCFQHSRKSTDHAMLVHLQLVASLLLLNLLLLASVGLAFVGPAYMAPGLCPAVAALLHYSLLCCFTWMGLEALHLYRLLVLVYNTYMRHYLLKLSLLGWGVPALVVSIVAAVSTDFYGLNNRMCWIKDSGVQYGSVVAYLIVVLLFNSTIFVIVITTMLKLRSVTSPQGKRQSRNITCSVLGLTCILGLTWGMGFFSMGYTNYIILYIFTILNSLQGFFLFLWLCVKRLRGAEQSSMTTGQSLSTHILSVGSEVWPSSGRTRQSVPQEGAIADNTSKF; via the exons ATGAAAGTCTATGTATCTGCAACCAAG ATCTCATTCAACATTGCAGAGATTTTGAACCCTGAACTCAAGGTGAACCTGCCCCCTGACCTTCTCTCAGGGCTAAAGCGTAGACATGCCCCTGACATGGTTAAGTTCATCTTCTCTGTGTTTAAAACCTCACCACCAAATTGG actGTAGAGGGACAACTTGGTAAGATTCTCTTTGGTATTGAAGTTGAGAACATAACCATCTCTCACCTGTCAACACCATTCAACATGACCTTCAAACACAAATCTGAACTACAG GAAAAAGAGAATACAACGTGTGTCTACCACAACCAGAGTC GAGGTGAATGGGTCATTGATGGCTGCCACACCCTGAGGCTCActaaccagaccatctgtagctGTGACCACTTCTCCTTTTTTGCCCTCATG ATCCCTGATGTGAAACTGAGTGAGGTCCATGCCAGGACGCTGAGCGTGCTCACCTGTGTGGGCGGAGCCATCTCTGTGTTCTTCTGTACCATCACCTTACTGACACACTGCTTTCAGCATTC acGGAAATCTACTGACCATGCCATGCTGGTTCATCTCCAGTTGGTGGCATCTCTGCTGTTACTCAACCTGCTGCTGTTGGCCAGTGTGGGCTTGGCCTTTGTGGGCCCTGCATATATGGCCCCTGGCCTGTGTCCTGCTGTGGCCGCCCTGCTGCACTACTCACTGCTCTGCTGCTTCACCTGGATGGGCCTGGAGGCTCTGCATCTGTACAGGCTGCTGGTCCTGGTCTACAACACCTACATGAGACACTATCTGCTGAAGCTGAGCCTGCTGGGCTGGG GTGTTCCTGCTTTGGTTGTATCCATAGTCGCCGCTGTCAGTACAGATTTCTATGGGCTGAATAACAGAAT GTGCTGGATCAAAGACTCTGGTGTGCAGTACGGCTCTGTTGTGGCTTACCTGATAGTGGTCCTGCTCTTCAATAGCACCATCTTCGTCATCGTCATCACAACGATGCTCAAGCTGCGCTCTGTCACATCGCCGCAGGGGAAGAGACAGAGCCGCAACATCACCTGCAGCGTTCTGGGGCTGACCTGCATCCTGGGCCTCACCTGGGGGATGGGCTTCTTCTCCATGGGCTACACCAACTACATCATCCTCTACATCTTCACCATCCTCAACTCACTGCAGG GGTTCTTCCTGTTCCTATGGCTCTGTGTTAAGAGACTGCGGGGGGCAGAGCAGAGTTCCATGACAACTGGACAGAGCTTAAGCACCCACATTCTCTCCGTTGGAAGCGAGGTCTGGCCCTCTTCTGGAAGAACGAGGCAGTCAGTGCCTCAAGAGGGAGCAATTGCTGACAATACATCTAAGTTCTGA